The window GGCTCTTCTTCTATAAAAAAAATGTCAACGAGGGTTAGCCTTTGGGTTGTTCTCAATTTTTTTATCAAGAAAAGCGGGCTATTTACGCTTTTGCCCTTGACAAAGAAAAAGGGGTGAGAATTCCCCGAGCGGGCCTTCGAAGTCCTAGCCGCCACCGCGCCGTCGCAGCACAGCGTCTCTCCACCCACGCTCCGATGGCGATCTCCCACCTCACCCGCCGCCTCCTGAGCCCCtcgaccgccaccgccaccgccaagcTCTTCCCCGGCACGAGCTTCTCGAATCCCCACGCCTATGCGCGAAACCCCCTCCTCCTATTCGACCCCCACCGCCGCTTCTCCACGAGCCCAAACACCAGCTCCaaccccgacgccgccgccgcccccgctccaGAAGCCACTCCCCTGGAGTCGATGAAGCACCAGGAGATCGAGGGCCCCACGGTGGAGCGCGACCTGTCGCCGCTCGCCGACGAGGCGCGGGCGGAGCTCAACGCCCTCCGCCGCGCCGCGCAGCGCCTCAGCGCCTCCCTCGCGATCCTCGGCGGGACGCACCTCGCCGCAGGAGCGTGGATCGCCTCCGGGGCCGCGCCCGTCGGGGTCGAGTCGGCCGCGTTGGTGCAGGGCGTGGCGGCGTTCGCGTTCCCCTTCACGGCCGCCCTGGTGCTTCGCCGTGTCATCAAGCCCGTCGCCTTCTTCCAGAAGATGGAGGCCAACGGGAGGCTGCAGGTGCTCACGCTTTGCCTCCAGGCCACGAAGAACGTTAACCTCATGATGCTCCGGACGCGGGTGGTCGCCATCTATTGCGCCCTCGGAGTGTCGGTCGGATCGGTAGCTACGATCTTGATGCGGTAAGCTTGTGCTAGGCTCTGCTCAGGAAGGATGATTAGTGTCAGTATTCGAGGAATAAGACTGAAATGAGATATGAGATTAGACCTTGGAACTCTGAAAAATTGGTGCTTTTGGATGTTGAAGTGTGCTTAGTTTTGGTATATGTATGGTATTACACGGGTACCAAAGGAATCTTTATAGTGGCCGTTCAAACTGTTGCTATTACAGTGATATTCGTCTTCTGTTAGATGGATCAACCAGTTGCTGAATCTTATTATCTTGTATGCTGAACCAGCTCTATTTCTCAGTTGATAACTTGTTTATGAACTAGGTGATTATACCTGCATTTTAGATTCCAGTTGCCTACTGAGTCGCTCTCGTATTGCTAAACTAAGTTTTGGGATCTTCATGATATGGCAACTTGGATAAGATCATCTGACATCAAACAGTTATTTCTTTATGTTGGGGTATGTAGGTGTGAGTGTACTTGCAAGTTGCTTGTCTTGGGAGGTTTATTTCTGACATCAAACAGTTATTTCTTTATGGCTTCGTGGTTCGCGCCATCTGAAAAATCACGCCTTAGAGTtcaatttaaacttcaaagcccAGTTTTGAAAATTAACCTAAGTGTGGTTTGTGAGATGTCGAGGGAGGTTTTACAAGATCTCAAGGAATTTGGGAATAAAGTGCATCGATAAAAGGTGGTGATTTGAGATGTTTTTGGATAATGGTATGCCCACATGTATATTAAGTGTACATATTTCTCAGTAACGTTTGTTGTTTCTGTACTAGTAGTTACATGACAATCTAGATTCGTTTCTAGCAGTACCacatttttcttgttgttttcactTTTGTCATATTTACTCTGTTTCCAAGGATAGTACAATTTGTTTTGCCTTCCTCGTTGACAAGTAAATTTTCAGAGGACTTAGATAGATCAGCTTGGACCATATATCTTACTTCTTTAGGTTTAGCTTGCCTTACTGCATGCCCTTAGTGACAAGGTTTGTTGGGCAATTTTAATAATTTCGTGGGTTAGATCCAGCCAGGCAGCCACACCACACTGAATTGATCTTTGTAGTTTATAAGGTGGTTATTAGAGATGAACTGTAAAGTTCCTGTCTTGTCCACTATGACCTGGGTAATGAAATGCAGGGCTTGACTTATTCATAATGTTCCCTATAAGCGCTATTGTAGGTGGAACAGCTTGAATTGATTGATAAGTTGTTGATTATTCTTGCCTGTCCACAGCATGAAACTTTGCTGAAATCAATGATTAAGTGTAGGTTCTTGACCTGTAGTGGGATTTAATTTTTGCAGCTTTAGTTGTTTTTAGTATCTCCTAGTAAGTACAGTCCAGAGTTGAGGCTTCCCATTCCCCAGTCTTGACCTGATGCATTATGAGGCAGGTTTAGCTTATGTGCTTCAATAATACATCAGTCTAACCTAATGGTTATCATTTTATCAAGTAAACTGTGTATTTGTTAACACTTCTGAAGAGTGCCATTTCTTTTTGGCCTTGAAGAGCTATAGTTCAAATAGACGCAAAGAACAGATTATAGACTATAGATGCCTGAGCAAAGATACTGACTCGGCTACAGTTTGATAATAATATATTTTACAGACCTGTTGGTACCTGACTACCTGAGAAGTTAACATGTAATTCAGATATGTGCTCTAATATctaaagaaatagaaaaaaaaactcaGCAAGTCTATAACAAGCCATTATAAACAATATCTTTGGGAAAATAAAGCTGATGAAGCGATGGAGATACCTGGTCTTTCATGGAAGTCTATGTGTACACTATGTTGCCCTCTAATTAAGTTGTAGTGTAGTTTAGGTCCAAGTGGCAATGTTTTGTACAGAAGACACATCAGACATCTCCTGTTATTTATGTTCTGGGCTGCAATGTTATTGTAATCATGTGATGACCTGTTCCTTTGGAAAGATAAATATTCACTGGCATTATTGCCACTGATAGATAGGACTTGACAGATTCCAGAAGGTCTAGCCAAATTAGCTCTGCTCTTAGCAGTTAGACAAGCACGGCCATCGCCGCTGCTCTTTCTGTCATTATAAATAGGGATTTGGAATAAACGGAGGCTGCACATCACTCACCTTCAGCTTCCAAGCCCGCATAGTTTTTGGATGTTATTTAATATTTCATTCTGTCAGGGCGCTTCTGGAAACCACTGAACCAGAACCCCGAGTTTTATCAGCAACCCATGTAACCCTtgggatctactccctccgtcctacaaTATAAGAACTTTTTGCAACCTATGTTAGTttgcaaaacgttcttatattgtgggacggagggagtagtttgttgCTATGCCAGTTGAGCTTAGGATCAAGCATATGGAAGCACTGCCATTTTCTTCTTGCATTGGGATGGGGAAATGCTCATCTTACTTGTTATCATATTTTTCATGTTATCTTATCATATTCTTGACCTTGTAACGCATGCCTTGAACACTGCTTGAATAAAATTTGGCCGACTGCATTTTACCTTAGGCAGCGCTTGGCATCGGTGTATTCAATATAGGAATGTATTTAGTTTACATGTGTAACTTACCAGGCTAGGACCGATTTCCAGCCGGAATCGAAACGCCGGAtggagaagtgtatttttttacaggGGTATTTGAAAAGAAAAACGACAATCCAAACATGGTCTTATGTAAAGGCCAGTAGGATGATTCTCTTATCTAAAAAAGGCAGGTTACTCCAGgctactccatccgttccaaaatagatgacccaactttgtactaactttagtagggAGTAGATGCCAGGTGGTGGTGG is drawn from Triticum dicoccoides isolate Atlit2015 ecotype Zavitan chromosome 6B, WEW_v2.0, whole genome shotgun sequence and contains these coding sequences:
- the LOC119325547 gene encoding uncharacterized protein LOC119325547, whose amino-acid sequence is MAISHLTRRLLSPSTATATAKLFPGTSFSNPHAYARNPLLLFDPHRRFSTSPNTSSNPDAAAAPAPEATPLESMKHQEIEGPTVERDLSPLADEARAELNALRRAAQRLSASLAILGGTHLAAGAWIASGAAPVGVESAALVQGVAAFAFPFTAALVLRRVIKPVAFFQKMEANGRLQVLTLCLQATKNVNLMMLRTRVVAIYCALGVSVGSVATILMR